The following are encoded together in the Perca fluviatilis chromosome 23, GENO_Pfluv_1.0, whole genome shotgun sequence genome:
- the meig1 gene encoding meiosis expressed gene 1 protein homolog, producing MSCTDNNSKPKSMSRAKGWTAEVENLFRFQEAGYRDEMEYIQVKQGILIDKWPESGFVKKLQRRDNTFYYYSRKRECEDRDLYKVKVYAY from the exons ATGTCCTGTACTGATAACAACTCCAAGCCAAAGTCCATGAGCAGAGCCAAAGGATGGACAGCAGAGGTGGAAAATCTATTCAGATTCCAGGAGGCCGGCTACAGAGATGAAATGGAGTACATACAAGTCAAACAAGGGATCTTG aTTGACAAATGGCCAGAGTCCGGCTTTGTGAAGAAGCTCCAACGTCGAGACAACACATTTTATTACTACAGCAGGAAAAGGGAATGTGAAGACCGTGATCTCTACAAAGTCAAAGTTTATGCATATTAA
- the tmem243b gene encoding transmembrane protein 243b — translation MDDFNTRTYGTSGMDNRPLFGETSARDRIINLAVGGFTSLVVLVTVISSFVFPSLPPRPLNVFFAVCILLACGSALVLIFWYRQGDLEPKFRNLIYYMLASILLLCLCANLYFHDVR, via the exons ATGGATGACTTCAACACCAGGACGTACGGCACCAGCGGCATGGACAACAGACCACTGTTTGGGGAGACCTCAGCACGG GATCGAATCATCAACCTGGCAGTGGGGGGATTCACGTCTCTGGTTGTTTTA GTGACTGTTATCAGTTCTTTTGTGTTCCCCTCATTGCCTCCACGACCGCTCAATGTCTTCTTTGCCGTGTGCATCCTGTTAGCATGTGGATCTGCTTTAGTGCTG ATATTCTGGTACCGGCAGGGCGACCTGGAGCCTAAATTCAGGAATCTGATCTACTACATGCTGGCGTCCATCTTGCTGCTGTGTCTATGTGCCAACCTCTACTTCCACGATGTCAGGTaa